The following are encoded in a window of Mustela nigripes isolate SB6536 chromosome 1, MUSNIG.SB6536, whole genome shotgun sequence genomic DNA:
- the MAB21L2 gene encoding protein mab-21-like 2, translating to MIAAQAKLVYQLNKYYTERCQARKAAIAKTIREVCKVVSDVLKEVEVQEPRFISSLSEIDARYEGLEVISPTEFEVVLYLNQMGVFNFVDDGSLPGCAVLKLSDGRKRSMSLWVEFITASGYLSARKIRSRFQTLVAQAVDKCSYRDVVKMIADTSEVKLRIRERYVVQITPAFKCTGIWPRSAAQWPMPHIPWPGPNRVAEVKAEGFNLLSKECYSLTGKQSSAESDAWVLQFGEAENRLLMGGCRNKCLSVLKTLRDRHLELPGQPLNNYHMKTLLLYECEKHPRETDWDEACLGDRLNGILLQLISCLQCRRCPHYFLPNLDLFQGKPHSALESAAKQTWRLAREILTNPKSLDKL from the coding sequence ATGATCGCCGCTCAGGCCAAGCTGGTTTACCAGCTCAATAAATACTACACTGAGCGCTGCCAAGCGCGCAAGGCGGCCATCGCCAAGACCATCCGAGAGGTCTGTAAGGTGGTCTCGGACGTGCTAAAGGAAGTGGAGGTACAGGAGCCTCGCTTCATCAGCTCCCTGAGCGAGATCGATGCCCGCTACGAGGGGCTGGAGGTCATCTCGCCCACGGAATTCGAGGTGGTGCTTTACCTAAACCAGATGGGCGTCTTCAACTTCGTGGACGACGGCTCCCTGCCCGGCTGCGCGGTGCTCAAACTGAGTGATGGACGCAAGCGGAGCATGTCTCTCTGGGTCGAGTTCATCACGGCGTCCGGCTACCTCTCAGCGCGCAAGATCCGCTCACGTTTCCAGACCCTGGTGGCTCAGGCGGTGGACAAGTGCAGCTATCGGGATGTGGTCAAGATGATCGCAGACACCAGCGAGGTCAAGTTGCGCATCAGGGAGCGCTATGTGGTGCAAATCACCCCTGCGTTCAAGTGTACCGGTATCTGGCCTCGCAGTGCGGCACAGTGGCCTATGCCCCATATCCCGTGGCCCGGCCCCAATCGGGTGGCGGAGGTCAAGGCCGAAGGGTTCAACTTGCTGTCGAAGGAGTGCTACTCACTGACGGGCAAGCAGAGCTCTGCGGAGAGCGATGCCTGGGTGCTACAGTTCGGAGAGGCTGAGAATCGCCTGCTGATGGGCGGCTGCCGAAACAAGTGTCTCTCGGTTCTGAAGACGCTGCGGGACCGCCACCTGGAGCTGCCAGGCCAGCCGCTCAATAACTACCACATGAAGACGCTGCTGCTGTATGAGTGCGAGAAACACCCGCGGGAAACGGACTGGGACGAGGCGTGCCTAGGCGATCGGCTCAACGGCATCCTGCTGCAGCTCATCTCCTGCCTGCAGTGCCGCCGCTGCCCTCACTACTTTCTGCCCAACCTCGACCTTTTTCAGGGCAAGCCCCATTCGGCCCTGGAGAGCGCTGC